The following is a genomic window from Microtus pennsylvanicus isolate mMicPen1 chromosome 3, mMicPen1.hap1, whole genome shotgun sequence.
ccgcagctcccacagaGGCTCGGCTAACTATACCAGCAGGAAGCCTGCTTAGTGTGGGCCTGAACCTGAAGCATCGCAGACCCTCGCTCCAACAATGCAGGGACCTGCGGACGGGCGAGGATCTACCCGAACCCGGACACCcccaggaggggcaggaggaggtggCCAGGCGAACCCGGCTCGCTGCGGAGACCCCGGGCCGCCCGACCTCCCGCCCGCCACGCCCTCCGGCCGCACACGCACTCCGGCCGCTGTTCCGCGCCGCCCGCCTCCCGGCTGCCCAGCAGCTCCCGCAGCTTCTCCGCCGCCGGGCCCGTgtccccgccgccgccgccgccgccgccgcccttgAGGCGCTGCCGGGCCCTTCGGCTCGCCATGCCAAGCGTCGGAGAAAGGGCAGAACTCCGCACGCTAAGATTTCGGCGAGAGCGCAGACATTGCTTGGCTAGGAAACGGTGTCCGCCGAGGGACAAAAAGCCTTGACATGCGCAGAAAAGACTAAAATACTGTGTCACTGGACCAATTGGGGCGAAGGAGCGGATCAGCAGCCTGGGCTAGCCCTCCCACTTCTAACGCTGGGTGTTTCTCCCCATTTCTCAACACACCACACTTGCCAATGCTACAAAGTGTTCCGTTAAAGGGCACCGCACACCTTGCTATGTCTTGTTGAGAGGAATGGAGGCAGCCAATAACTCCGGAGAGACAAACCCGTAAGGCCAGAATTTTGAGAAGTGAGTCCAAGGAAGTCCTACGCAAAATACTCAACCAGCACTCCGGGGGCAGAGCCAGaggtatctctgtgagttgaaaccagcttggtctacagaccaagtttcAGGAccgccagggctgttacacagagaaaacctgtcttgaaaatccaaataagaataataaaaacggAGGTTGATCCTATGGATCAGTTCCCATACACAGTCATTAGTTACCAAGCCCTAACATCCAGCTTCAGTAGAACTCATATGTACCTCATTCCTTTCCTGAAAAGAGAAGGCAGACAGACCCAAATGACAAGCCCGGCTCTGAGACTTGAGTTACATGAATTCGACAGTCAATGATAGAAACAGCAGTGTAAGGGATGATCGACCCACATGTGTAACACACGCAGTAAGACTCATAAACTCCGTGAGATGATACAGAGGAACTGAGAGTGTGGGAAATATATTTACAAACACGTGTGATGAGACATCCAGACTACAGCCTCTTCAGCAAAAGCACAGTGAAGTAcatatgcttgttttgtttgtgcttcAATCATTAAAAAATCATCAAAACCTGAACTACAAGGTCACCAGCCACATTagtctataagggcatttttgtttgtttttggtttagcTCGGTTTGGTTATTAGGAACAGGACCTCGCTatatagcctgggctggcctcaaacacagacccctgcctgcctctgccttctgaggactAGGCTCAGAAGAAtgaagcaccaccaccaccatcagcaccagcaccaccaccagcaccaccagcacaacttccaccacctccaccaggaccagtaccatcaccaccaccactacaccTCGCCAGGCTGTAGGTTTAAATGATGTTCACAGACATCTTTAGGGTTCATGAACACTACtttggtcacacacacacacacacacaaatcttacatacaacacataccaaaaaacaaaaacaacaaaaatccacagATTccagaaaggagcaacagcttcAAGTTGTTCTTTTCCAACCACAAACAACATACAATGAGGGTTCCTGCTGTAGAAAGGACCTTACTAAGCTATCGAAGCGAAACATGGagctgtctttgaatctctgttctGAACCGGGACTGCATTGCTGCTGCCAGCTGTGGGCTGAGCGCCCTGTCACAAGCCTGATAGGTCAGTCTATAGCAGAGGCTGACCTGTCCAGTCTCCGGATGCTGAAAACGGCCAAGGAACTGTATGGAGATAACAGTGTCCTGGGACACTGCTCGGGCCACAGTGTGGAACTCTAGGTCAGCAAATCCTTTCTTCTCGTCTAACCAAAAACTAATATCATGCACGTAGCGTGGAGGATACAGGGAATAGCTTTTAAAGCGCTCTGTTTTCCCAGGGGCAAATCTTTTCTGGAAACGGTTATCAAAGGTCCACAACAGTCTCCAATCGGAAATATCATAGACAAGCATGGCTAACAAGTCCAAGTttagagaaacacacacaaaacactgtTGTTTATGTGAAACAATTATAGATGTGACCACAGTCCCAATAATCAGATTCTCAGTACAATCAGGGCCAAAATGAAGAGATTTCACATGAATTACATAATCCTTTCCATTTGGTTGAAGGATAAATTCCACTGAAGGGCTCAAACTGGAGCCCTCCAGCAATGTCTGAGTCAGAAGATTATCTAGAATATCCTTCAGGTGATCCAGCAGTGATGCCAGGCGGCTATCCTTCTCGTTTTTATTTAACCCAAGGATAAGCAAAGTCTCATGAAATGCTGGCATTGTGAACGGTGAAATATGGCACTTCCGATAGACAGGCCCACTGAGGATGTGCAGGGGCCCTGGGAGGAAGTCTGGTGACCGGATGACAGCTTCAGCGTGAACTAGAAGAGAAGGTCTAAGACAGAGCTTAGCCTGTTCACGGAGACCCTCCTGAGCTGCGATGCAGTCATCCCGCCCAGGACTCTTGGGAAGGGCACATTCTGAAAACAATAGGAGAacctcttccatttcctgtgtTATTTCAGCAGTCAGGGACTCAGAATAAGAGTTATCTTCATGGAGACTAATCCAAAAGGCAGACGGGTTGCAGGTCCCAGGAGGGAGGATACTGGTGCCTCCCTGTGACAACAAAGGGAAGGAACACTTCAGTCTTCTTAAAGGAAAGTGTTTGCTCAATTCAGCAATGAGCTTCTCGTTGATGGTTCTGATAGGATGACAGGAAGATGCTTCAAGGAACCGCCTgtttaaacacacaaaataatttttcactTATAATAAGTTATAATTGCTGGAATTAAAATCATTTGTGTAGAATGCAATCATCCTTAAACCAATCCTGAAAATAACTCATTTGTGATATAGTGAAATAGCATGtactttttttgagatagcatgtacatcttttggtttggtttggggctttttatctatttatttatattttatttatttattttcagggaTGGGAGCCAATTCTGGCctggtgcatgctaggcaagctacTCCCAGGCCTGGAGAGTTAGCATATGGTCTAGACGTCTGCCGCCAGCCCTATACTCTATCAGCCTGGCAAGCACCCATGGCACTATCGTTAACAGTTCATGTATCATCCACTCAAAAGGTGGTGACCATTAACACGATCATGGCACAAGTAGGGACAGAAATGATTTCCAGCAAAATAAAAGATTACCTGTTCAACTTTCCTGCAAGTGCCTCTGGCTCTGTAAAGGAAAACCACTGGTCTTCCAGTCTGACCCTGAATGTTCTGGGCTGAGAGCCTTCGAAGGGTGAGCTCTGGGTGAAGATATGGTTCAAAGCACCTTCTACGTGAAATGACTTAGCCTGACTCCTGCCAAATAAATGAACAGcttctttaaattaaatattatttatttacattttagttGAAGTTAAACATATgcgtataagtgtgtgtgtgtaaaaagtaTTCTTGAAACTAAATCaggaaattagaaaggaaaaagtctgcttttgattttttttttatgactttatgcaagagatggaagaaggtTTAGGCCTGCGGTATTACTTACCTATACCCAGTGCACTTGTATCCTGGCACGGCCTCACAGCTGAAGGGACGCACATCGCTTAAAATGAACCCTCCCAGGGCTGCCATGGCAACCACTTGCCAACTGTTGTGCCACTCTCTCTGAGGCTCATCGGCAGGAGTTCCACCTTGTCCTCTACACAGGGCCACGTGGACTTCCCCTTCCTTCGCAAGAACATCAGCACAGCTTATAGAGGACAAACATCAGAAATGTATCAGAAACCACCAAAGGAATCAGCAATATGCACATGGGTTAGCtctgaaataattaaaattcacCTTACTTGCAGAGGTCTAtctttggccgggcggtggtggcgcacgcctttaatcccagcactcgggaggcagaggcaggtggatctctgtgagttcgaggccagcctggtctacaagagctagtgccaggacaggctccaaagctacagagaaaccctgtctcaaaaaaacaaaaaaaaaaaaacaaaaaaacagaggtctatctttgcattttaaatattgtgtTGCTTCCCTGTATGTCACAGAAACATCAGTGTCCAGATAATTCACCCTGCGTTGTTTCTCCCCATTAGGAAAACCTCTTATAGTTGAGGGCTGGGTTGAGCACTACATCACCGTGCATAAGGCCCTGGCTTTGATAatcaccatgcacacacatctatacTTCAACTGCCGAATTTGAAACGCCGCCTTTGCTAAAGGTTTCTCAGACCTATAGGCCAGTGGAGCCTCCAATACCGCCAATGCAGTGTACTGGTGTAAAAGCACTATGGTAAAGCCATAATCATTGTAAGAAGCAGCTACTACAGTAGCCCCAGTTCATAGGTGCAGAAAAAGAAGTAGGTGATGCCTAAACTTGCCTACAGTTTTAGTTAGTAAAGGGTGAGCCAGCACTTGAACCCAGGCCATGTGGCTCTTAAATCCATGCTCTTCGTCATCAAACTATACTGGCTCTTACTATTTTTCATTTAAAGACATTCTGGGGGTGAGCTGGAGAGAGGATctggcagctaagagcactggttgttcagagctcaattgccagcacccatatGTTAGCGACACctatcagtaactccagtcccggggacccaatgccctctctggcctccctgAGCATCAGGCACACTCAtgatgcacagacaaacatgcccACAAAGCAcctttatatatacatttattttattttggttttttgagacagggtttctctgtagctttggagcctgtcctggaacaagctcttgtatccccggctggcctcgaactcacagagatccgcctgtctctgcctcccgagtgttgggattaaaggtgtgtgccaccaccatcccgctaaaatattttttaaacaaacaatttGGAGCGATCAAGATGGACCAGTGGGTAATGATACTTGCCACCAAGCATGACAGCCTAAATTCTATCCCCCGGattcacagtggaaggagaaccGACTCCTTTAAGATAtcgtctgacctccacacctgtatattacacacatacagacagacactaattaaatttttaaaaataattttgcctttTTCCTCCTAAGGCCTATTTGAGCTTTTACATCTAGGGTTATATGACCCACTTTAAGACAAGATTGTGGTTTCCTCtaggttttccttccttccacgtATATCCTAGCAACTTACACACGTGTCTGTCTTATGTCCCCAACTACAAAGTTTGTGTGTGGTAACTTGGTTATGGACATCTGGAAACATTTCGCTTCCGAGGACTCGTCTTTCCTCACCTCTGGAAAAACTTGGCAAGCAATTCCCTGTTCTTAGCTACTCCCGCTTTTCGTCCACAGTGCGGAAAGTTGAAATAAATTCGATCAAAGTCTCTGTCGTGTGCCTGCAAGGCATGTGCCAGCTGGGTGCAATCCACACCAAAACGAACTTCGATACCTGGCAAAGAAAGTTGAAATGCAAACCAAAAGACATCTTAAGATCTGTAACCCAGACAAACACAGAACCCCAATCCAGCCCAGGCATGGGCACGCAGCACTTTCACGTGAGCGCCTCCAGGAGGCGCACTCACACTACCCAAGCAAGCCACACCCCCACGCCCTGGGCGGGGCCTGGCGGAGGGGTGGACCCGCTACCTCGCTCGCGCAGGCGTTGTAGGTTCTCCTGGGTCACCGGATCCCCGTCCAGATCGTCCGGGTGTTGGAGGCAGGTAGCGGTAACACTGACGCCGGGATCCAGGGTGTCGATTAGAGACGCGGTGAAGGAGAAATTCCCTTCCCCTACCAACAGGAGGCGCCGGGGAACCATGGTCTCCTCTGGCTCCCTGCCGGCGGTCTCTGGAGCGCACCTTTTGCGTCACTTCCTTCGCTTCGGCCTCGGCTCTCCACCCCCCTCCGCCCGGCACTAGTTAATGACGCATCAACAGCGTGTGGTTGTTTAGTTAAACACTCAGTGCCAATACCAGACAGCAGCAAGCCTCAGAGAGCAGTGGAGCTGTCGGCCTTGCCCCGTCACCTTCGTGCACCTCGGAAGGCTCGTTTGCATTTCAGTACAGGGACTGACCTGAGCGTCTTCGTCACACCTGCTTGAGGTCACAAACAGCCAGTCTCTGAGGGGCGAGGTGAATCCTGCGTGTTTCAGCGGCACAGGATTTTTTTGTACCTGAACTATCTCGTGAATGACTAGCTCCTggtctctcagctgctgctcaaCATTTCTCGAGGTGCTTGTATATCCTAtttccaagaaaaacaaaaaacacattgaATGTCTGTTTTGTTCCAGGGCACTGTGAGAGCAAGTTAAGTATTTGGGTGTACTAGAAGTGGCCTGTCTACTGTCCACTGTCTGATAACAAATGCTCACCGCAAAAGAGACAACTCTAATACAATGGGGTGTGGACCCACGATGAGTGAAGGGATTCAGATCCCTACTGAAGCACACACAAGGGGGAACACTACCAAGTTGGGGAAAGGAGGAATAGATTCCCTGTGCCTGTAAGCCTGTGTTGAAAGCtaatgggaggcgggggcgggtGGTCACTGCTTCTAAGTGAAAAGGATTAGAGTCAGAAGAAGCAATGTTTACAAAagcataatgaaaaaaaaaaacagcggtTACATTTGATTGTTCGAACACGTTAGGAGCGTGTGTAACAGGTGATACTGACGAGTTCAAAGCTGGCCAGGTCATATGGAGTGTTGTAACCATAACAGCCTAAACCTTATTCTGAGAATATAGAAAGCCACTAGAAATCCAGTGTGTCAGACAGCAGGAGGCTCATAAAGAACTTGAAGAGGTTTCAGAATGTGAAATGAAAACTTTTATAACACCCAGCTTGATGAAGTTAATTTATAGATTCGACTAGGGCTTGTTGTTCTTGGCAATCTGCCTGATAAAGCAGCCTCCAGAATAAGCAACTTTCCACCCAAAATCACATTTAAAACGAAGGCCTATCACCCTAACTTTGATGGGACGGACATGTCTGCCTGTGATTAGTGGAGAACTGCAAAACAGCCTTGAAGTAATCCATTCCCTCATAGCACTGGTGAAGGATCCCCTACTCAAGCACCCACCCTGGGCTGACCTAGCTAAAGAACACTCTAAGGATCATAAGAAGAAAAATtctggagccgggtggtggtggtgcatgcctttaatcccagtacttgggacacagaggcaggcggatctctgtgagttcgaggccagcctggtcttcaagagctagttccgggacaggctcagaaaactacagagaaaccctgtctcaaaaaaaaaaaatctggaaggaTGCTTGAAGAATTTGCAAAGAAGCATAGGGGAAAGCAACCTGGAGACTAAAAGCTGCCATGAGTGGTCCCTGCAAGTCTGAGCAGAGACCCCAGTCAGTGCATTCAGATATCCCCTAGAGCGCCCTCTCTGGGGAACTGACGGATGCTATCACCTGTTGCTTGATTGTGACAGATGCCACAGCTTCCTTCATCAAAAATGGCCTaggtggcctgggtctgaaaaagcctgggataaaactggactcgctgaacatagcggacaatgaggactaccgagaactcaagaacaatggcaatgggtttttgatcctaatgcacgtgggagcctaggcagtttggatgctcaccttactaggcctggatggaagtgggtggtccttggacttcccacagggcagggaaccctgattgctctttgggctgacgagggagggggacttgattgggggagggggagggaaatgggaggcggtggcggggaggaggcagaaatctttaataaataaataaaaattaaaaaaaaatggcctagGTAACGTTAGTAACGTTGGAGTTAAAAATTCAGGTGTTCTAACAACAACAGAAGCTACTAAGAGATTTAAAATAGGAAGACATtgcccattttgttttgttttcaaaaactgCTTTCCTATGGGGATCGCTTAGACAAGAACAAGATTGATGACAAGGAAGTCAGAAAAGAAGCTGCTTGCTGCCAAGGGGACAAAAGGAGCCATCTTCCTGGAAAGGGATGGTGAAGAAGAAAAGCAGTAGACTGATTCAGAAACGGCAAGACGACGTGACTGACTGACCGAACGCCTAAAGGAAAGTCAAAAATCAGCCTTGGCTTTCTGCCTCAGACAACTGAGATGTCTGTTATTCTAGCTCTCGGGTCGGCCTCGTCTCTAAACACTGGGCACACTGGGCTTCCTGGGTCCACCTACCCAAGCCAGCATGCTGCTTGGTGACATCAGCACATGCATGCAGCTATCTTCACAAAGGTAGATGATGTGAGGGCAGTCACCTCCAATCCCACCCTTCATTGCTACACTCTTAGCTTTGCCTGTCTGTGAAGAGGCAGTTGGGTTGTGTCTCTCAAGCCATGACCATGTGTCCATGGTGATCTGTATTCCTTTGTTTGAAGAGCTGAAAGATCGGGATTGGAAAACATGGAACAGCTATGTAAGGATTACTGTTTCTCTCTGAGATACTCAAACAAGTCATTGTATTCACCATCAAGTTACACAACAATAATACAGGTATTGTCTTGCTCCTTAGCCCAGAGACCAGGCTTATTTtgtatcaacaacaacaaaaaagctgggCTTTTGATTACTTGCCAAAAACGTAGATATTTTCCTTCTGGTATGTGCAAAGAACTATTGTTTGAGATGGTGGCTATTGGTTGGGAGGATATATACAACAATGAACAAAATTCAGATCCTGTTCTTAACAGGTGTGGGGTTGAGCAGATAAATGTTGCATGTTCTTGAACTTATCACGGAAAGGTATAAAGCGAACAGCGGGAAGAGAACTTCTGTGTGGGTCAAAGGAAAGTTATCTTACTTGAGCTGATCTGGAAGAGGGAGTTGTTAATCATTTATTGTGTTATCTGGCTATTCAGCGTTTCACCTCTGATTCTCTCCGTAGCAATACCTTTAGACCctcaactcttacatcttgaaatCACTCAAACATTtagctcagggctggagagatgactcagaggttaagagcactggctgctcatccataagacccgggttcaattcccaacacccatatggcagatcacagctgtctgtagctccagttctagggcatccgATACCcccatacagatatacatgcagacaaaacaccaacgcatgtgaaagaaaataaacacattttaaagccTGTTTAGCTCTTTGCTCGCGTGGTGTGGGGGATGCTAAAAAGGCTTTTTGTGGGACGGTGGCATTTGTAGTCAGTCATCTATCTACTACTGGTGATTGACATGCTAGGTCAATGAGTACATTCACCTGAAGAAGAAGAATCAAACCCATATCAATTGCATTTGGACAAAAGCCTAGAGTGTTAATAAGGTGTGCTTATGTTAGCACTTTGCCCTGTAAAGCAGAGATAGAAATGAATGCATTCTCTGCTCTCTGGTTGTTTAGTAAGCTTTTATGTTCTTCGTTTTTCCAGAGACAGAAACTTGTCTGCTTCCTCAGAAACCCACACTATGGCAGCCTTATTTACGCTGATGGTCATGGCGAAGTGTGGACAGATTGGAACAGCATGTCCAAGTTTTTTCAGTATGGGTGGAGATGCAGCACTAATGAGAACTCATATTCAGATCGTACTCTGATAGGCAACTGGAACCAGGAAAGATACGACCTAAAGAATATTGTAAAACCCAAACCCTTGCCCTCCCAGGTAACATAACTTTCTGTTCTTTGGTGACTTTCTGTTAGAAGGAATGCCAGCCTCCATGGGAGAGATTTATGTCCAGTATTCTGAGAGCTCAGCCTTCGGCTGGACCACCGAACCCACTTCAGTATCAAGTTGAACATTACCCATAAATTGTCAAGTGATGAGTaggtctctttttctcttgcttcGTTTGGATTTCACCTGTTAATCTTCAGAAAGACAGACTGTCTCTGACTTAGGATATCTTCTCCTCTGGGCTTGTTGTTTACCTAAGCCTTGCCCTTTAGTTTCCTATGTAATGAATGGCTAAGAAAGTCTGACAAACTAATCACAGATGAACCTCTAGTCTACCTCAAGTGACAGAGCGACCAAAGTCATGCTGCACTGTCCCTTCTGATGTTAGCTATAGACTACTAGATGATGGTGATTCCTCTTCTTTTGAAGATTTACTTagtttttatgttcattggtgttttgcctgcctgtatgtctgtatgagggtgctagatcctctggaactggaattacagacagttgtgaactgccatgtagatgctgggaatggaacccaggtcctctgggaaaacagccactgctcttaagcacggagtcagctctccagccccaactactaggtccttccttccttccttccttccttccttccttccttccttccttccttccttccttccttccttcctttctttgacaggatttctctatgtgtagccctggctgtcctggaacttgctctgtagaccaggctggcctcgaactcatagagatctgcctcctctgcctcccaagtgctgtgattaaaggagtgtaccaccaccgcccaactgtaTTCCTAAtctattgctttttctttctagtttggaCACTACTTTGAATCAACGTATGATGCAAGTTACAACAGCAAAAAGCCACAGTCAGCCCATAGTAGGTGGACTCATCTTACTAATTCTCAACTCTTCATCCAGCTTAGTTCCTGGCAGATAGAAGGGACTCAAAAGTAAACTGAATGTGTACATAAGTGAACAATTTCTCTCGTTTCCACTTTGACAGGACTCAAAAATACTTGGGAGCTCTGTTACTAAAATTCCTTGTTGACTGTGtacctatttttctttcctttccttaggATTTAAGCGAGAGCCTCGTTGGTTCCCCGGACACCAGCCAGAGCTGGATCTTCCTCACAACAAATGCACTGAGAAGTCAACTTTTACGAATAGCTATTCAAAGCCTCTGCCCAGTCATTActtttggtgtgtatgtgatCCAAACATGGAGCAATCTGAGGATCCGAGAATCTAAGAGAGAAAAGCAGCATCATTTTTGCCTAAAGTAGACTGTAGAAAAGAACACGTTTTAAGCAGATTCAAGCTTCGCTCTTAACACAGACTGTCTAAATAAAGCACAAGAcaccaaagaacaaacaaaatctccATTTGTTTACTCTAACTGTCCTAGTGCGTTTTTATCAACACAAACCTAGACAGACGTGTCTGCGGAGAGGGAATTTTAATTGAGACATTACCTCCATACCATTAACCT
Proteins encoded in this region:
- the Cfap68 gene encoding cilia- and flagella-associated protein 68 isoform X1, which gives rise to MEQLCKDYCFSLRYSNKSLYSPSSYTTIIQRQKLVCFLRNPHYGSLIYADGHGEVWTDWNSMSKFFQYGWRCSTNENSYSDRTLIGNWNQERYDLKNIVKPKPLPSQFGHYFESTYDASYNSKKPQSAHRFKREPRWFPGHQPELDLPHNKCTEKSTFTNSYSKPLPSHYFWCVCDPNMEQSEDPRI
- the Cfap68 gene encoding cilia- and flagella-associated protein 68 isoform X2, with the translated sequence MTSSWSLSCCSTFLERQKLVCFLRNPHYGSLIYADGHGEVWTDWNSMSKFFQYGWRCSTNENSYSDRTLIGNWNQERYDLKNIVKPKPLPSQFGHYFESTYDASYNSKKPQSAHRFKREPRWFPGHQPELDLPHNKCTEKSTFTNSYSKPLPSHYFWCVCDPNMEQSEDPRI
- the Fdxacb1 gene encoding ferredoxin-fold anticodon-binding domain-containing protein 1, whose translation is MVPRRLLLVGEGNFSFTASLIDTLDPGVSVTATCLQHPDDLDGDPVTQENLQRLRERGIEVRFGVDCTQLAHALQAHDRDFDRIYFNFPHCGRKAGVAKNRELLAKFFQSCADVLAKEGEVHVALCRGQGGTPADEPQREWHNSWQVVAMAALGGFILSDVRPFSCEAVPGYKCTGYRSQAKSFHVEGALNHIFTQSSPFEGSQPRTFRVRLEDQWFSFTEPEALAGKLNRRFLEASSCHPIRTINEKLIAELSKHFPLRRLKCSFPLLSQGGTSILPPGTCNPSAFWISLHEDNSYSESLTAEITQEMEEVLLLFSECALPKSPGRDDCIAAQEGLREQAKLCLRPSLLVHAEAVIRSPDFLPGPLHILSGPVYRKCHISPFTMPAFHETLLILGLNKNEKDSRLASLLDHLKDILDNLLTQTLLEGSSLSPSVEFILQPNGKDYVIHVKSLHFGPDCTENLIIGTVVTSIIVSHKQQCFVCVSLNLDLLAMLVYDISDWRLLWTFDNRFQKRFAPGKTERFKSYSLYPPRYVHDISFWLDEKKGFADLEFHTVARAVSQDTVISIQFLGRFQHPETGQVSLCYRLTYQACDRALSPQLAAAMQSRFRTEIQRQLHVSLR